Genomic DNA from Candoia aspera isolate rCanAsp1 chromosome 14, rCanAsp1.hap2, whole genome shotgun sequence:
AAAGAGTCCAGATATCCCAGTGAAAGAAACGTGGGTTGTGCAGAAACAGCATGACAATCCTCCccgcttgggttttttttccactcCCAGGCTTGGGCTGATGCCTTTCGAAGTAGCCCTGATCTCACAGGGGTTGTGCACATTTATGAAGAGCTCAAGAGGAAAGGGGTAGAGTTCCCCATGGCTGATCTGGATGCTCTGTCTCCGATACACACCCCGCAGAGAGTAAGTATGCAAGACCTGGAAATAAAAGGCCCTGCCTGAGACGGCGTAGACCCTGAACCACGAATTAAAAGAGAAAGCTTTTAAAAGCTTCCTCTCTTTAGTCGTACGTTATTTTATTCATTCCgttccattccatttttatttttgggggggaaaCAAGATCAAAACCCCATAAAGACATGCCACACTCCTCTAATAACACTCATCTTGCATCTATATTCATGTCATGTTATACAATTAAATTACTAATCTGTAAGTCAGCAataggaaaaagagagaagaagtgAAGCTATATTCTGGTATTGGTAGTTCAAATTCTCCATATGACCGCTGGTTTAGATATTTTTGAAAAGGATGTGTTTCCCAGCCTAGACAACTTCCAGAGGTGTATTCCCAGATTTCTTAGTgatggtcatgctggctgaggaattctgggaattgaaatccacccacctggaagttgccaagtttgggaaacactgatttagaaggaGCTTGCTCCGAAGCATCCCATCTCCCAGGGTGATGGACCAGCTGTTGGGATGGGAAGCTGGACAATAGCACTCCACCCTCTTTGGGCCTCCAGACCATTTAGGCAACCGTTGTAGAcagaattccccccacccccccgccccgaTTCCCCTCTGCTTATTTAAATGTGGGCCGGGTCCCTCTTTGAACAACCTGCCATTTCCTTTTCTAGAGCGTTCCTGAAATTGACCCGGCTGCCAACATGCACAAGTCCCAGTCTCAGCAGAAGATGAGCTCCTCTACCTCTCCGACAGCTTTCCCGGGTTCTCAGGCCCCTGCCCTGAACGTGGCCGGCCCTATCACAGCAAATACGGAACAGGTAGTGTGCAGGCAGGGCTCTGGAGGAATGGGCTCGGGGGGAGAGGGGAGCTGTGGCACGCACACTCCTTCGAGAGAAGTTCATTGTCCTTTAAAAACAGAagccctttcctcctccttccccctcccagaTTGCACGATTACGCAGTGAGTTGGATGTTGTTCGTGGCAACACAAAGGTGATGTCAGAGATGCTCACAGAAATGATCCCCGGGCAAGAGGATTCGTCAGACCTTGAGTTACTGCAGGTAAATCTATGCGAGTGCAATTTTCCTAGgtcttctgtattttcttctcttaTCTTTCCTGATTTTGATGAACTTTTTAAGCCACTTAATCTGGAGCAACATAGAGAGCCATGGAGCTGGGAGGGGCCATTCAGTTATTGAAGACCGATCTCCTGCTCGGTGAAGAATCCAGATTCCGGCATTTGCGGCAAATGGTTTTCCAACCTCTATTTATACACATCTCTGAAAGGACACCCCACCCCTCCCTTCCATTCCCAGCTCCTCTTATGGTTAGCCGGAAATCAAAAGGAGTCTGCTGTCACAATGTTCCTACTGACAAATGTTATAAAAGGCAGAAGGTGAACTACGGCTCACTTCATCAGGTGCAAATTTTAGCTTTAGccattccttctgatttttggccaccgtggactaacacagctctcctcctgccATGTCTCTCGTTGTTTGGAAATTTGTCCTAATTCAACCAGAAGCTGTCTCCCTGGAACCTAAGTCCATCGTTCTGCGCTCTACCTTCTTGGGTGATAGAGGACGAGTCCCTGCCTTCTTCTGCGGACGCCCCTTTAGCTGCTTGGATTTAAGAAACCGAGATAAGCGAGTGGTTGGCTATCGCCCCTTAGAAATAGACAAAACAAAAGAAGCCACGGAGCGGTTAAGTAAGAGAAAATTTCCTGGTGCAGCGCAAGCCGGTTCTGTCAGCCTGTCTTCGCTACCTGAGTCCAAACTCCTGAAACGTCACTGTCTGGCTCTAAACTGACAAGATTAAAACCGACGTTGGCAAACCGGCCCTCAAGCTGTTGCGGCAGCTGGAGAGCCCGAGTGGAGATTTACGCCGCTCTCTGAATGTCAGTCTCAGCAGAGGAAGCCcatgcagctcttcctgcttctCAGAGGTGATGTGCTGTCAGCGCTGTCCTGATTTTCCACTCTGGCAGGGCAGGCATCCAGATTcagggtggtggtgatggtgatgatgctgtccgttcagtcgtgtccgatgcttggcaattctatggaccagctctctccacttttCCCAATCTTGTACGGCTTCTTTTGGTGGTTTCATGCTCTGGCTAGTGTCGGCTTTAATGGTGTCTAGCCACCATGTTTTTTGGTGGCCACATTAGCTTTTACCACTGACCGTTCCGAGCATAACTGCTTTTTCCAGCgagtttgatcacatgacatggCCGAAATAAGTAAGGcggagttttgtgattttgcccaccagcaatatgtctggttttatactCTCCGGTACTCGCTTGtctgtcacctttgctgaccaaggaatgcgCAGGAggcttctccagcaccacagctcaAATGAGTCGgttttcctcctgtctagttttttcaCGGTCCAACTTTCGCAACCACAGGTAGCTATGGGAAACACGATAGTGCGGACTAATCTGCATTTAAGATTCAGGGCAGCTTTTGTTTAAAGGTCACCACACATGAACAGTACAGAGGGGGGAGCTGGTGAAGGGCTTCTCTTGTTGTTGGGTAGAACAGTGATGTCCAGTGGGCAGAGGGGGGTCACCTGGATAGGCCGGGCCCCTTGTGCAGAGGGAGCCAAGCCAAGCCAgatgtttgccactgcctcccttAGTGACATCTCTTCCCAGCTCCAGAagcaaaaatacatttcaaaagcaGCAGGACCTCCTTCCAGCGCTGAAAATTCTGGCCCCTCTTGTGGTGCCAGCCATGGAGGCCGTTCCTTGCTCTCAGACATCTCCTTGTCTGCTCTCCCAGGAGCTGAACCGCACTTGCCGAGCTATGCAGCAGCGGATTGTGGAGCTGATCTCCAGGGTGTCCAATGAAGAGGTCACGGAGGAGCTGCTTCATGCCAATGATGACTTGAATAACATCTTCCTCCGATACGAGAGGTGACTTCTCTTTTTTCTGTGAGAAGTTAGTTCCTCTGGTGCAACGGCAGGGCAAGACCAGACCATCCCTCTCTAGTGGCAGCCGCTATCAGCATGGGGTGTCCCCCAGAGGAGGAGATGTTCaagagtctttttttaaaaatagtaattttattaaaaattacagttgcaatgataaaaaactgatacaaactaaaaaaaaaagaataaaaaatggtgcagaaaataaaaaataaaaaaataatatagtgaagaaaaagaaatatgtaaagaaatgacttctcccttcatcacaagtataaacaattttagtaacttatcaccttctcttaaaatacaacaaaggatttcttcccatatcccatttctttatctataaacaaatccttaaaacctcatcatttcagtcctgatcagcaaaaatcctttaaggattaccagagataacatatctattttaaccctgatcaaataaacccactttatattccttccttttacttctaatactCTTgaactttagtcccttcaaataatgtcctagaacttgatttctttccattttttctgtgtcccttctcacaaaattcttcaaagctctaACAAGCCTCTTtcgtaaatccaatataggaaaattatccaagaaGGCAGGGGAGATTACAGTTGTAAATGTCAGAGTTATGGTTCTTGCTCTGCTTTTCAGCTGTTGGTAATTGACACTCACATGCCTACCCTGATGCCTGGCTGTGTTAGGTGTTATGTGTAAAGTAGGACGCTAGATGTCTGGAAAGAACATCCCGAAAACAGCATCCAACTCAAAGGAATCCGAGTAACAATGCAAGCTAGCCAGGTGTCCAAAAACACTAAATGGTTGCATGcatctagtggctgtctggatATTTTCATTCCAGATGTGGGCCCTGCCCTGCAGAACAGATCACAAACAGGGATGTGTTTATTTGCTTAGAAGCACATATCAAGTCCGGCTCTGGTTAAGTGCCACAACGTAGCCTCAGAGAGCGAGCAAGTATGCCATGGAGGAAGCTTCCCCAAGCGCAATCCATCTCCAGGCTAGGGCCAAAAATACTCTCCTTGCAGACCACCACTTCCTGTGGGCTGTTTGTGTTACCCTCTGTGGCAACAGGGGAGATGGGAAAAGAATGTGGCAGATGGGCCTTGTGGTCCTCTCCTGGGTGTCTTGCCTGGAATCAGCCCCTTCCCCTTTTGCTCCACAATCGTTCCCTCTCCCCATTCCTGTTTTTGCGTTAAGACCCAACTTGTTCAGAACTGCCCCTGTCCTCACTTTTAATCTCTCTCGGTTCTTGGCCGCCTCTAGGTTTGAACGCTACAGGTTGGGTCGATCTGCACAGAACACAAGTAATGGGGTAAGTCCTCTGGCCAGCCTCAGATTGAGCTTAACTCGTGGGGTCCTTAGTGGCAGGTCAACACGGGAGGATCTGCTTGCAGATTGGAAGGATCAGGCAAGTGGGATTCTGTAGTGCTGCTTCCAGCCGTTTCAAGCCGATCAGGAGGGGGGAAATCTTAGAATCCTCGGGTTGGAAATTCAACCCTCTGCTTGTTGCGGGAATCTTAGAGCCTCTATTACTGTCTCCAGCGATTCTTTAAGCACCGCCGTCCTCATCAGAGTGTGGGTGGTGGCCACCATCATCTTCTGCTTGTGTGTTGGGAGAGGGGGCTCAGCATTGGCAGAATTCGGTCCCTTTTAGCTGAGATGCCATAACCAGGGAAAGAAAGAACATCTGAAGAAAGGTGGTAGGGGGGCACGCTTGTATATACGCACACATGCCTGGTCATAACATCCTGGGGCTCAACAGAGCAACCCGGTGCTCTCTGACGTGCGTGACCCAGCAGAGATGCCGTTCCTCCTGGGCGACCTCTGCTGCTATCCTGTATGTCCCTGCAGGTTCTCAGTGAAGTGACTGAGGACAACTTAATAGATCTGGGCCCTGGTTCTCCAGCAGTGGTCAGCCCCATGGTTGGGAACACAGCCCCCGCCTCCACCCTTTCTTCTCAGCTGGCTGGGCTTGgtgagtatttttttctttttctttctcaaggGGAGGAAGCCTCAAGAAGCTAGCCCACAGCGAGAGCCTTTGAAACTTGAGATGTTGCCCATTATGTAGTATGTAGCTTATGTAGTTGCCAGTCTTTGATGCTGGCAGCTCTGTAGGGGCAAACATCTAGGAGCCCAAGTTTTGCATTTAAATGCAGGGGCCTTTTTCGTTGATAACAGTAACAGCTTTGTGCACAATAAGCCTCTGAGATGAGGTGCAGCCTTTAATCACCTGGTGCGCAATCTTTAGCCATGCTGTGTGCAAATCTGTTTGTCCCAGTAGGAGTCTCAGAGTCAAATTGATGTCCCACATTATATTCAAGCTGTGTATTATTTAACTCATTTATGTGGCCCCTTCTCTGGCACCAAGTCTTTTGCGCTGCAAAGAGGCGAGGAGAACTGGACGTTGTGCCTTTTCCTGCCCAGTCTGTTCTTCCCCCGAATTttgtcttcctcctcttcccatcTCCCCAAAGATGAGTTTGAGATCAGTGCTCATCTTTCAGGTCGTGGCGATGGACTGTCAAGGGAGATGAGACCAGACAGGGGCAGCCATGGCCCTGTTGTCCATGGggatgggaggaggaagggaaatgtGGCTGGCGTCAGGCCTGGTGATAGGGAATGTGCATATGCACTAAGACTCCCCATCATCAAAAGATAGAGTACTGATTCTTTGCTCAAAGCAAAACACGCCCATCTTCCTCTGTTCACTTGTCCCACGACAAGACTTcaagcttttctttctctctctctctccacagacTTGGGCACAAACAATGTGAGTGGAACGCTAAGCACGCTCCCCCACAGCGATCCCCGTGATGACTTCGACACGTTTGCACAAACACGAGGCGGTCCCTTGGCAGATCAGCGCAAGACGTAGGTGGCCGTGGCGTGGACTCCGCTGTCCCTCCGCAATTGACCAAGGGGCTCCCCAGGCCCACAGTCATCCTCTGGGCCATGGGTTCAACTCCTGTGCCAGTGAATTACCAGGTGGCTTCATTTCATGGCCACTGCGCTCCAGCAAATGCATTCCTCCTTTCTTAGAAACACAGTTAGAGCTGATCTTACCCCAAGGGCTTGGAGAGAGCGAATGTGGATGGCTCAGTTCCCAGTTAGATCATATTTCAGACCATTCTAGGCCACTCAGAGCCAATCCAAATTCATTGAGAAGTCATAGCCTATCAGAAATGCGGCATGAGACGTTTTTGTGGACCCCAGGAACGCCGCCTTGCCCTTTCCAGTCCATTATTTTGGAAGGCACGGTGGTGATGCTGTCCCCACTTTCAGGGCCTTTAAAAATGGAGTCATCCTGGCTCTCTGGAGATTTGCTGGATGAATTACAGCCCCCAGAGACCTCTTAGAGACTCCTTGGTATTTAAGCATGAATGATGCATTCTTGTCTTTGTTTCATTGGCTCCACCCTGTGGCTGATTTAGGGGGGATTTTTGCGCAATCAACTCCCTCTGCCTTAATTGTGTTGGCCTTGTGGGCTTCTTGGAGATGTGAAATCCCCAGATTTAGGAGGTAGTGAAGTGCAACTTTTTATGTATTCAGCTCCCATAATAAAATTTGCCCCTCTGGGTGGAATAGTTAACGTGCTTGCATCTGGCTGTGCTCATTATTCTCCTCCCTTTTTACAAACAAAATTGGCATGCTGTTGTCTCTCCTTCGTGTGTTTTCCTTTGCTGTTGTTAGTTCCTGGTCATTCCACcaattctcttctttccttttttccagcatGACAAGGGAGGATCCACCGGCAGCAAAAGGACCCGCACCTGCCCCGGATATCCGGAAACCCAGTTCAGGAGGGGTAAGTCATTACTCTGTTCTGCTGCGTTacagaaggggtgtgtgtgtgtgtgtgtctgtcccATCTCAAGCTGGGAACACTGAAGGCAAATGTATTCCCTCATGTGCGATTGTCTGTTTTTGGGCACCTGGCTGGAACTGGCAGAGTGAGCTGGAGCCACCTCATCGCTTGGTCACTGGGGGGCTTAGCAGCCTTGTCTAGAAGCATTGGAGGACCAGATGTGAAATGGCAAACGGTCAGTGGGAAACTCCTGAGGACAGCCCGAAGACCCAGCTTCTGTCTCAGCCCCGTCTAAGTGTCGACTTGTGCCCAAAAGGGCCCCTGACTCAGTCTGGAGAAATACAGGGTGCTACTTTGTGGCAGAGGGACATTTTTcaggtttcctttctcttcctgcagtccagATTGAATTGTAAGCGTGGAgacctgattttattgtaaaccgcccagagtcccttttgagagatgggcggtgataaatttgattaataaataaataaataaattttgccgACCCCATTTCGCACATGAGGGGGCTTCCCCCCCCGGGGGGGGCTTTTCTACTTTCTCCAGCTGATCCCCACTTCCTTATATTGGCCTTTGAAGGATCCAAGAGGCCACTGGGGGCAGGACGGGAGCCCCTCCATCTCTAATTAACTTTATTTCATCGAAATAAATGGGTTATCCCTGTGTTTCTCCCAAGGAGTTCAAGGCAGTGTAAGTGGCTCTGTTATTCTCTTCCCCACTCCCCGTTTTTATCCTCCCAGCAACCCTGCGAGATGGGTTAGAATGAGAGGTTTGGATTTGCCCAATTAGCTTTATAGCCAATATATGAACCCAGGCCATGCTGGTGATACTCTGCGGTGGGGGAAACTTTAGTCCCATTTAAGGCCTGCATCAGACCTCTGCGTTTGGATGGGGAGAATGGTGTTGCCGTTCCAAAGGtctggagggcgccaggttggggaaaggtgGCTCAGAGTGTTGGcagttcaaagggcctcctggagTGAGGTCAAAGTATTTGAAGGTGtgtctcccccccgcccccggagACTTTGCCCACAGGTGAAGACATCCTTGAAGTATTTTGCTCTCCAGCTGACTCGAAATGTGTTGGCAGTCCCTTGTACCGGGTAGCAGTCACCGTCCCTTTGATTCTCAGCTGGCATGCTGTGTTGATTGGAATATGCCGAGTTAGGAATAGAAACAGAAAACGTGCTTCATGGGAAGAACGGAGCCCTCTGGCTTTCCTTTGTGGAGAGTAAGAATCCCCGAAGGGCATTTCTAAAATTATTCTCATTATTTTGTGCCCAGCATTACTCTGAACTTCTTTAAATATCAGCCATGCGATCCCAGGTGATGCAAATAGGGAGGTGGTGCAGACATCACGCCCGCCCGGTGGCTGTATGAtcccaggaagagctgcagcttcTTTGAAGCGTTGTGAGGTGTGACACGAGCGCCCCCTTGTGCTTCAAGTCAtctttttccccttcagtttgcTGCCCagccctacacacacacacacacacacacgcacccacACACCCATAGAGTAAGTTGCTGTTTTTCAGGTGGGATTATATCTTTTCGGTACATGAGATTTCATGCCTTTCCTTTTCCTAACGTAAAAGCTAATTTCTGTGCTCAAAAAGAACAGTTTCTGCCAGAAAGGGAGGCCATCTTTGGTTCAGGAAAGAGTACAGAGAGACCTGCTTaccaaccgccccccccccagctaaATTGACCCCCTTCAGCGTGGTCCCTTCACCGTAGTCTTGGCTGGCCAGAATCCAAAGCATTGCTTGTTGGGATCCTTGCGAAGGAAGACGCAGAAACCTTCTGCCAGCTTGAACGCCCTCTTGCCTCAGAAGGCGTGCATCCGAGGGATGCTTCCTCTACCAATGTGCCGTCAGTCCTTGGTATGGCCACCTGCAGGCTGCTTGTACTCACCACAGGCGAGGAGCTCTGGGCAGGTGGGAGAGTGGGATGCCAAAAGCTTTCCCAGGCGCTGCCGCTGGAAGTCAAATGTCTGCCTTTGGGGAATGTGGTTCTTTACTGATAAGTGGTAATGAGGCTTTCTGTTCTCAACACGCAGAGGAGAGGTAAAGGTGGGAGTTCACACATGGAGCCCATAGACAGGTGGCTCATCTCCCAAGGAATGGTGAGGAGAATTTTGCCATCcggtgacaccccccccccttccatgTTGTCCTCACCCCTCCTGGTGTCCTTTCAGTAGCATCACCTCCCTCTGTTTACCTGTCACTCAACCTGTCGAAACAATACCGACTTGGCAGTAGAAGGAGGGGAGCCCCATCTGCCGAGATGGAAGGGTGGGCTGGTGGGGGCTGGATCGGCTGGGAAATACTTTACTCAGCCGGAGAGCGCGGGAGGAACGGGCCTGCTGCGATGCTGGGTTTGTTCTCAAAACTTGGCGCTCTCCCGTTCCTTGTACTGTCTCTCGTTTATTTTTAATACCTGCAGTATCCACTTTTTCCCCTCCAAGGTAAACACAAGTATTTAGTAAATGGGAAGGGTGCTTGgggtttgcaaaatgttttaacagGCAGGACTTGTCACACAAAATAGCCGCCCAAACTCAGGTAAAAGATGCTTGAATCAGCCTCCCACGCTGgtgccttcagatgttttggacttcaactcccatcctCCTCTGGTcagcctagggcagtgtttcttaaccttggcagcttgaagatgggtggacttcaactcccagaattccccagccagctctgctgttgaagtccacccatcttcaagctgccaaggttaagaaacactggtctagggaatTGAAGCTCAGGACACCTGGGCCGCCCTAGGTTCACCTGGACacacttttttctctctgctaagGTTCttgggagggagaagaggaataGTGACATGTCCTACAAAAGCAGAAAACTGAGAACATTCTCTCCTGCACTCTGCATTGTATAGCCTTACTCTGCACACACACCCAGCCGGCAATGAGATGAACTTGCTCCCAGCTCACAGGACTGCACAGAGCTCTGGATATAAACTTTGCCCTGGAGACTCTGCTGCTTTCAAACAGTTTTCTGcaaaggaagggagaggaaggaactATCTTAAATATGGCTGGGGGTGAAAGTACAAGAGTGAGCGGGACATTATTCGCATTACACTGAAGGTATAAATTGCACCCTCAAGGAGGAATTTCAGAAGCAGCCATCCCCaagctgcagctcccagaattcttgcagGAGGCAGCCTATTAGAAAAAAACCGAGAATTTGGTTGGCGAAAGTGGGCACAAGCTCTTTAGGGGGCATCCATCTTCAGCAGAGTGACTTATTTTCAGGGGGGTCAGACTGCTTGTAAGACGCAGGAGATGTTTTCAGCATTTTGGAAAGATGTGGCGTTGTAGCCAAAGCAATTGCAAGAGCAGATTGTGCGTCTGCACAGACCCAGACCGTGGAACGGCCGTAGCGGCTGCGGCATATTGCAGCTGAAGTGCAGGAAATCTGGAACGCTGCAACCAGGGGCATCCGCAGGGGGCAGtcagaagagtcaagatggtggccccgaTGCTGCAGTCCAGGCTCCACCTGTTTTCTGTGAGGGTCACTTGCACAACACTCATAAAAAGTGCCTGGAGCTtagatcacaccattgtggctgctcTGTCGACTTTTTtggccataccctgcagacatctTTGCTGCAACCAGGTTCAAGGAGGTGTGTAAACAGCAACCTGCAAGTCAATCTTTCTGTTTGGATCTCCGAGCTGAGCTCAGGTTGGGAGGCAGAATAGCTGAGGAGGAGCACAgcgtgggggggtggggggggcggggggggcagcaGCATGGCTCCCCTTCTGTCCTGCTTGTGAATAATACACTGAGAAGGGTCCTGACCCACCCCTGGGGCCACCGCTGCCTTTCTTCCTATGCTGGGCTGGTTGGCGGGCGGGCCCCCAGAGAAGGGGTGCTGGCCATTCCTGACATCCTTTTCCTTTCAAATCCCCTGGGATGAACTCTTCCCTGGAGCAAATCCTCTTGCTGCTTCCCTGTTTCTTAAGGGCCTGAGGAACTTCCACAGTTTTCCTCCCCATTGCCTGCCCCGTGATTTGAAAATTCTGCTCCTCCTCCGGTATTCCAGCCGTACATGCTGTTAGCTTGTGTTTGTTAGGCTTGGAAAAAGGATACTGCCCCCTTTGTGGAGCCCTTAACAACACCCGTACAGGGTCAGAAGGGCCGCTGTTCCCCCGCTGGTCCTCCACAAGCTGCTtgtccttgtttgtttttaacatggACATGTTTGGCATCCTCTGTCCAACTAATTCGTAACCATGTTTCCGTCTCGGTAGTCGCAGCTCTTAACTGTGTCTGTTCCTAAGGTATGTAACAGAATTGACCTGCCCAGGTGTGCAAGCAGCCGAGTGAGAGGGAGTGCGAGGACACACTGAGGGTCCCTTGCAAGGGGCTGGAAGTTCAAAGGAGCCATTTGTGGAATAAGCTCGTCCCCTTTTCTGGGCAATCCTTGTACATGTCTCACTTTTGATTGCCGGCCCATTCCATTCAGCACCCAGTTTTGTAACCCATAGCTTAGACCGAGCAGCCAAGTGGCCTTTAAGaagcttccttgcattttggcAGTTGACCAGCACACAAAAACCAGCCCGGGCCATGGTTGTGCCAGCTGTGACCTGGCATGATAACTGAATTGCCAAGCCGTGGTTATGGCTAGAGCCTGGTGCTGGAGAAAGGAGAATGCTTGGCAAAtcgaaaataaaatgaaacagttGTTGGCTTGTTCATCTGGAATCGCAAGATACACTTTTGGGCCTAAAGCTTGGGTATCATTTGATAGTTTTTATAAGTGTTTTGTTTGAGCAGGCTCTGTGCAGGCCTGAGCTCAGGGAAATCTAGTTAGGTGTGGTTGCAGCAGAAGCCAGCTCTGCCTAGCACGGATGGGTTACAATCAGATatgtctcccccaccccaccccaatcttCCTATGCCTGCAGCAGGCTTTCCTGACCCCACTGACTGTCTTTACCAAGCGGTGAAAGGATGAACGTGATGCTTTTAGAGCTACATATTATGCAGTCTGCTGGAAGAGTGAGACAAACGACAGAACCAGCGTTTGAACTACTCTTCCGGTCGTTGGGGCAAGAGGAACCCAGTTGGACAAGTGGAATTCAGATGAAAACCAGCTGCAGTATCGACGGGGACCATCTCTTGGTATCAGCCGCCATCGACAGTTCAGAGCCTTGGGAGACCGGGCAGGATGTGTTGCAGGGGGTGGACACAGCATCTCCTTGCGTGAACCAGATCTGGCCAGCAGTCGGTTCTTTGTGCGCATGGAAGAGGAACGGGGAGGGAAGGAATCTGGGAATCCATGGCTAACCCCAAGGGATTTGGGGTTGCATGTGTCACGGGTCCGAGATTGGCGCTTACGGACTGGGCCTCCCCCAGTCTGTTTCTCTCGCCCAGCGCGCACTTTGGCATGATTCCCTCACTGTCACCGGCATTTCTGGCCCTTGTGGCACATCAGCTCTGTCTCTCAGGATGCCTCCTCCTTCCCCATCTTCTGTGTCAGGAAGGGGAAGACGGCCCTCTGGCTCTTGGTTCGTAGGACGCCCTCAGACCCCCATTTCACTCCTCGTAACCTTTTACACGTTGGGTTTTCCTAGCCACATTGCCATGTTTCACACCGCTTTATTTGTGCGtgtgcttttttgtt
This window encodes:
- the TOM1L2 gene encoding TOM1-like protein 2 isoform X3 → MEFLLGNPFATPVGQSLEKATDGSLQSEDWTLNMEICDIINETEEGPKDAVRALKKRLNGNKNYREVMLALTVLETCVKNCGHRFHILVANRDFIDGVLVKIISPKNNPPTIVQDKVLALIQAWADAFRSSPDLTGVVHIYEELKRKGVEFPMADLDALSPIHTPQRSVPEIDPAANMHKSQSQQKMSSSTSPTAFPGSQAPALNVAGPITANTEQIARLRSELDVVRGNTKVMSEMLTEMIPGQEDSSDLELLQELNRTCRAMQQRIVELISRVSNEEVTEELLHANDDLNNIFLRYERFERYRLGRSAQNTSNGVLSEVTEDNLIDLGPGSPAVVSPMVGNTAPASTLSSQLAGLDLGTNNVSGTLSTLPHSDPRDDFDTFAQTRGGPLADQRKTMTREDPPAAKGPAPAPDIRKPSSGGVMVMRLSVLNTQRRGKGGSSHMEPIDRWLISQGMIPVPQSSVMEDIEEWLSTDVKGDEPEEGVTSEEFDRFLEERAKAAERIPNLPSPPQEEPTPPPPPPANPPSKRKPERSEDALFAL
- the TOM1L2 gene encoding TOM1-like protein 2 isoform X2 → MEFLLGNPFATPVGQSLEKATDGSLQSEDWTLNMEICDIINETEEGPKDAVRALKKRLNGNKNYREVMLALTVLETCVKNCGHRFHILVANRDFIDGVLVKIISPKNNPPTIVQDKVLALIQAWADAFRSSPDLTGVVHIYEELKRKGVEFPMADLDALSPIHTPQRSVPEIDPAANMHKSQSQQKMSSSTSPTAFPGSQAPALNVAGPITANTEQIARLRSELDVVRGNTKVMSEMLTEMIPGQEDSSDLELLQELNRTCRAMQQRIVELISRVSNEEVTEELLHANDDLNNIFLRYERFERYRLGRSAQNTSNGVLSEVTEDNLIDLGPGSPAVVSPMVGNTAPASTLSSQLAGLDLGTNNVSGTLSTLPHSDPRDDFDTFAQTRGGPLADQRKTMTREDPPAAKGPAPAPDIRKPSSGGKGDEPEEGVTSEEFDRFLEERAKAAERIPNLPSPPQEEPTPPPPPPANPPSKRKPERSEDALFAL
- the TOM1L2 gene encoding TOM1-like protein 2 isoform X1 — translated: MEFLLGNPFATPVGQSLEKATDGSLQSEDWTLNMEICDIINETEEGPKDAVRALKKRLNGNKNYREVMLALTVLETCVKNCGHRFHILVANRDFIDGVLVKIISPKNNPPTIVQDKVLALIQAWADAFRSSPDLTGVVHIYEELKRKGVEFPMADLDALSPIHTPQRSVPEIDPAANMHKSQSQQKMSSSTSPTAFPGSQAPALNVAGPITANTEQIARLRSELDVVRGNTKVMSEMLTEMIPGQEDSSDLELLQELNRTCRAMQQRIVELISRVSNEEVTEELLHANDDLNNIFLRYERFERYRLGRSAQNTSNGVLSEVTEDNLIDLGPGSPAVVSPMVGNTAPASTLSSQLAGLDLGTNNVSGTLSTLPHSDPRDDFDTFAQTRGGPLADQRKTMTREDPPAAKGPAPAPDIRKPSSGGIPVPQSSVMEDIEEWLSTDVKGDEPEEGVTSEEFDRFLEERAKAAERIPNLPSPPQEEPTPPPPPPANPPSKRKPERSEDALFAL